One Halalkalicoccus sp. NIPERK01 genomic region harbors:
- a CDS encoding sodium-dependent transporter, which yields MSQRETWATRTGFILAAVGSAVGLGNIWRFPFQTSANGGAAFLVVYLAAVLLIGIPVILAEFSIGRRANVDAIKAFRTLDRPSWRFVGAIGILASFWTLSYYSVVGGWVTRYVAGSVTGNALAAPEGYFGAVSAGLPAVLAHAVFIAITIGIVAFGIERGIELATKFMVPSIVVLLIALAVFAATLPGAGEGYAFFLSPDFSVIVEDAATILPAAFGQALFSLSLGFSVMITYASYLGRDDSLFADGLAIAVTNTFVGVLAGLVVMPLLFAQGVPPGEGGAGAVFIAIPTALAELPGGGILGRAIGVVFFAVVFIAALSSAISLLEAVVAYAVDTFGVARAPAAVGLGVAGFLLGIPSALDTAWLDWFDGIGVTLFLPIAVLAVVVFVGWVMGDEAIDELRRGSSLGVGPAWLWSLRTFVLVVVLVVVALNFNDLFLTPETGYYIVPGPLR from the coding sequence ATGTCACAACGTGAAACGTGGGCGACCAGGACGGGGTTCATCCTGGCCGCCGTCGGTAGCGCGGTGGGTCTGGGGAACATCTGGCGGTTCCCCTTCCAGACCTCTGCGAACGGCGGGGCGGCCTTTCTGGTCGTCTATCTGGCGGCGGTATTGCTGATCGGCATTCCGGTGATCCTCGCGGAGTTCTCGATCGGCCGACGGGCCAACGTCGACGCCATCAAGGCGTTTCGCACCCTCGATCGGCCGAGTTGGCGCTTCGTCGGCGCGATCGGCATCCTCGCGTCGTTCTGGACGCTGTCGTACTACAGCGTCGTCGGCGGCTGGGTCACCCGGTACGTCGCCGGCAGCGTCACCGGCAACGCGCTCGCCGCCCCCGAGGGGTACTTCGGTGCGGTCTCGGCCGGCCTCCCGGCCGTCCTCGCTCACGCGGTCTTCATCGCGATCACGATCGGCATCGTCGCCTTCGGGATCGAACGCGGGATCGAACTCGCGACGAAGTTCATGGTCCCGAGCATCGTCGTCCTGTTGATCGCGCTCGCGGTCTTCGCCGCGACCCTCCCCGGGGCGGGCGAGGGGTACGCCTTCTTCCTCTCGCCGGACTTCAGCGTGATCGTCGAGGACGCCGCGACGATCCTGCCGGCGGCGTTCGGACAGGCGCTGTTCTCGCTGTCGCTCGGCTTCTCGGTGATGATCACGTACGCGTCGTACCTCGGACGGGACGACAGCCTCTTTGCGGACGGCCTCGCCATCGCGGTCACGAACACGTTCGTGGGGGTGCTCGCGGGGCTGGTCGTCATGCCGCTGTTGTTCGCACAGGGCGTCCCGCCGGGCGAGGGCGGTGCCGGCGCCGTGTTCATCGCCATCCCGACGGCGCTCGCGGAGCTACCGGGCGGCGGCATCCTCGGACGGGCCATCGGGGTCGTCTTCTTCGCCGTCGTCTTCATCGCGGCGCTGTCCTCGGCGATCAGCCTGCTCGAGGCCGTCGTCGCCTACGCCGTCGACACGTTCGGGGTCGCGCGCGCGCCGGCCGCCGTCGGCCTCGGGGTCGCCGGTTTCCTCTTGGGAATCCCCTCGGCGCTCGACACCGCGTGGCTCGACTGGTTCGACGGGATCGGCGTCACTCTCTTCCTGCCGATCGCGGTGCTCGCGGTCGTCGTGTTCGTGGGCTGGGTCATGGGCGACGAGGCGATCGACGAACTCCGGCGGGGGTCCTCGCTCGGCGTCGGACCGGCGTGGCTGTGGTCGCTGCGGACGTTCGTGCTCGTGGTCGTGCTCGTGGTCGTCGCGCTCAACTTCAACGACCTGTTTCTCACGCCCGAGACGGGCTACTACATCGTCCCGGGACCGCTCCGGTAA
- a CDS encoding ABC transporter substrate-binding protein yields MVTHTYRRNVLKGIGATGVVGLAGCLGGDGGNGNGNGGDRDVMVGVLQPTTGDLGDLGGPIRDAAVLPRTQLEGTDIPFTIDIQEEDTQTNPEAGISAAQALVDGGYPAITGAASSGVTIPVAQQVAVPNGVVMCSPASTAPGITDLDDDDFLFRTAPSDALQGEVMAQVGAEDLGFSSAATFYLNNDYGQQLSDSFVEAFEGLGGSVSAEVAFEAEQPSYTSILQEALGGGPEVLIVIGYPASGEQIFRDYYADFDGGETIMVTDGLRAGSLPGNVDNPMENVVGTAPLAAGPEEDFFADLFEEEFGSAPGVFTAQAYDATAVLILANVAAGDNDGTAIRDNMRAVANPDGEDVGPSNLEEAITMVADGEEVNYQGASSPVDFDDNGDMQTVTYEIFEFADGGVQTTETVEFEAE; encoded by the coding sequence ATGGTAACACACACCTACCGGCGGAACGTACTCAAGGGAATCGGGGCCACGGGCGTGGTCGGTCTCGCGGGCTGTCTGGGCGGTGACGGCGGCAACGGGAACGGGAACGGCGGCGACCGGGACGTGATGGTCGGGGTGTTACAGCCCACGACCGGGGACCTCGGCGATCTGGGTGGTCCGATCCGGGACGCGGCGGTCCTCCCCCGAACGCAACTCGAGGGGACGGACATCCCGTTCACCATCGACATACAGGAGGAGGACACCCAGACGAACCCCGAGGCGGGCATCAGCGCCGCACAGGCGCTCGTCGACGGGGGCTATCCCGCGATCACGGGTGCGGCCTCCTCGGGCGTGACGATCCCGGTCGCCCAGCAGGTGGCCGTCCCGAACGGGGTCGTGATGTGCTCGCCGGCCAGCACCGCGCCGGGGATCACGGACCTCGACGACGACGACTTCCTCTTTCGGACCGCGCCGAGCGACGCGCTCCAGGGCGAGGTCATGGCGCAGGTGGGCGCCGAGGATCTGGGCTTTTCGAGCGCCGCGACGTTCTACCTGAACAACGACTACGGCCAACAGCTCTCGGATTCGTTCGTCGAGGCCTTCGAGGGACTCGGCGGATCGGTCTCTGCGGAGGTGGCCTTCGAGGCCGAACAGCCCTCCTATACGTCGATCCTTCAGGAGGCCCTCGGCGGCGGCCCCGAGGTGTTGATCGTGATCGGCTACCCCGCCAGCGGCGAGCAGATCTTCCGCGACTACTACGCCGACTTCGACGGCGGCGAGACGATCATGGTGACCGACGGCCTGCGCGCGGGGTCGCTGCCGGGCAACGTCGACAACCCGATGGAGAACGTCGTCGGGACCGCGCCGCTGGCGGCCGGGCCCGAGGAGGACTTCTTCGCCGACCTCTTCGAGGAGGAGTTCGGCAGCGCCCCCGGCGTGTTCACCGCACAGGCGTACGACGCGACCGCGGTGCTCATCCTCGCGAACGTCGCGGCCGGCGACAACGACGGGACCGCGATCCGCGACAACATGCGTGCGGTCGCCAATCCCGACGGCGAGGATGTCGGCCCGAGCAACTTAGAGGAGGCGATCACGATGGTTGCGGACGGCGAGGAGGTCAACTATCAGGGCGCCTCGAGTCCCGTCGACTTCGACGACAACGGCGACATGCAGACGGTCACGTACGAGATCTTCGAGTTCGCCGACGGCGGGGTCCAGACGACCGAGACCGTCGAGTTCGAGGCCGAGTAG
- a CDS encoding ABC transporter ATP-binding protein → MALLEVADLDAGYGDLRILDGVDLEVTEGEYVAIVGPNGAGKSTVMKSVFGLTTYMGGSIRFAGEEISGLRPEEIITRGVGYVPQTDNVFPSLTVQENLEMGAYILESIPEERLDDVYERFPILEERSTQKAGTMSGGQQQMLAMGRALMLDPDLLLLDEPSAGLAPDLVADMFDRVDAINGDGTAVLIVEQNATEALKRCDRGYVLVQGANRYEDSGEALLGNERVRRDFLGG, encoded by the coding sequence ATGGCGCTGCTCGAGGTCGCGGACCTCGACGCGGGCTACGGCGACCTTCGGATCCTCGACGGGGTCGACCTCGAAGTGACCGAGGGCGAGTACGTCGCCATCGTCGGCCCGAACGGCGCGGGCAAGTCGACCGTCATGAAGTCGGTCTTCGGGCTGACGACCTACATGGGCGGGTCGATCCGCTTCGCGGGCGAGGAGATCAGCGGTCTCCGGCCCGAGGAGATCATCACCCGCGGCGTCGGCTACGTCCCCCAGACCGACAACGTCTTCCCGTCGCTGACGGTCCAGGAAAACCTCGAGATGGGGGCGTACATCCTCGAGTCGATCCCCGAGGAGCGTCTGGACGACGTCTACGAGCGGTTCCCGATCCTCGAGGAACGAAGTACGCAGAAAGCGGGGACGATGAGCGGCGGCCAACAGCAGATGCTCGCGATGGGACGGGCGCTGATGCTCGATCCCGACCTCCTGTTGCTCGACGAACCCAGCGCCGGCCTCGCGCCGGACCTCGTCGCGGACATGTTCGACCGCGTCGACGCGATCAACGGCGACGGGACCGCCGTGTTGATCGTCGAGCAGAACGCGACGGAGGCGCTCAAACGGTGTGATCGCGGCTACGTCTTGGTTCAGGGGGCGAACCGCTACGAGGACTCCGGCGAGGCGTTGCTCGGAAACGAACGGGTGAGGCGGGACTTCCTCGGCGGGTAG
- a CDS encoding ABC transporter ATP-binding protein has product MSDATSSEEAAASTPVDGASTNDVPLRVEDLHKRFGGIVAVDGASFSVERASITGLIGPNGAGKSTTFNCITGVHKPDSGRVLFEGEDITGLAPHRVANRGLVRTFQIARGLPEMTVLENMMLAPKGQLGESLWRSVVPGARRGVIEQEEELRERVWETLELFELDHLAGEYAGNLSGGQRKLLELARALLTDPEMLLLDEPMAGVNPSLERKLLDHIHALREDGYTFLLVEHDMDVIMENCEHVIVMHQGTVLAEGAPESIREDERVIEAYLGGGV; this is encoded by the coding sequence ATGAGTGACGCCACGTCGAGCGAGGAGGCGGCCGCGTCGACTCCCGTCGATGGGGCGTCCACGAACGACGTCCCGCTTCGCGTCGAGGACCTCCACAAGCGCTTCGGCGGCATCGTCGCGGTCGACGGGGCGAGCTTCAGCGTCGAGCGCGCCTCGATCACCGGGTTAATCGGCCCCAACGGCGCGGGCAAGTCGACGACGTTCAACTGCATCACCGGCGTCCACAAACCCGACTCGGGCCGGGTGCTGTTCGAGGGCGAGGACATCACCGGTCTCGCCCCGCATCGGGTGGCCAACAGGGGGCTGGTCCGCACCTTCCAGATCGCCCGCGGGCTCCCCGAGATGACCGTCCTCGAGAACATGATGCTCGCGCCGAAGGGCCAACTCGGCGAGTCCCTCTGGCGCTCGGTGGTGCCCGGTGCGCGCCGGGGCGTGATCGAACAGGAGGAGGAACTCAGAGAACGGGTCTGGGAGACGCTCGAACTGTTCGAACTCGACCACCTCGCCGGGGAGTATGCGGGCAACCTCTCGGGCGGTCAGCGAAAGCTCCTCGAACTCGCGCGCGCGCTGCTCACCGACCCCGAGATGCTCCTGTTGGACGAGCCGATGGCGGGGGTCAACCCCTCGCTCGAACGGAAACTGCTCGATCACATCCACGCGCTCCGGGAGGACGGCTACACCTTCCTGCTGGTCGAACACGACATGGACGTCATCATGGAGAACTGCGAGCACGTCATCGTGATGCACCAGGGGACCGTCCTCGCGGAGGGCGCTCCCGAATCGATCCGCGAGGACGAACGGGTCATCGAGGCCTATCTCGGGGGTGGCGTCTGA
- a CDS encoding branched-chain amino acid ABC transporter permease, with protein MTARDAIGRLFEPGDRPRWQADLLLIAKIVLVIYAVFVVFGLVLGLSVNGVVSTLRRVTFFAAVYALLTLALNLHWGYTGLFNIGVAGFMAVGVYSMAILTASPDASPGGFGLPLWVGVLGGMAAAAVVGLIAALPALRLRADYFAIVTLGFSEIVRLSLLSASLREFEVAGRELGTGGGSGITFTGTQSIVDWLFYPGGDRRADPTVVGEFLFGVGDLLGVQSTVVRSGMYTVLLLVCVVALYALLSRIAYSPFGRVLKAIREDELAARSLGKPTDRVKIKVFMLGCALMGLAGMLWQGGRGFVTPESFMPILTFYVFVALIVGGSGSNTGSVIGGFVFAAALWEGPPFVQRIVRANLDARAPPTIYDAAVELGSLDPLPLLGYAVGNVDQLRFMIVGLVLILLMLWRPDGLLGHRTETAAATDLSKRPTTAAAADGGETDE; from the coding sequence ATGACCGCCCGGGACGCGATCGGGCGGCTCTTCGAACCGGGCGACCGCCCGCGATGGCAGGCCGACCTCCTGTTGATCGCGAAGATCGTCCTCGTCATCTACGCCGTGTTCGTCGTCTTCGGGCTCGTGTTGGGTCTGAGCGTCAACGGCGTCGTCAGCACGCTCCGTCGGGTGACGTTCTTCGCCGCGGTCTACGCGCTGTTGACGCTCGCGCTCAACCTCCACTGGGGCTACACCGGCCTGTTCAACATCGGCGTCGCCGGCTTCATGGCCGTCGGCGTCTACTCGATGGCGATCCTCACCGCCTCGCCCGACGCCTCCCCCGGCGGGTTCGGCCTCCCGCTGTGGGTCGGCGTCCTCGGCGGGATGGCCGCCGCGGCGGTCGTCGGCCTGATCGCGGCGCTGCCGGCGCTCCGTCTCCGGGCGGACTACTTCGCCATCGTCACGCTCGGATTCTCGGAGATCGTCCGTCTGAGCCTGCTGTCGGCGTCGCTGCGCGAGTTCGAGGTCGCCGGCCGCGAACTCGGGACGGGTGGCGGCAGCGGCATCACCTTCACGGGCACCCAGTCGATCGTCGACTGGCTGTTCTACCCGGGGGGCGACCGCCGCGCCGATCCGACCGTCGTCGGCGAGTTCCTGTTCGGCGTCGGCGACCTCCTCGGGGTCCAGTCGACCGTCGTCAGGAGCGGCATGTACACCGTGTTATTGCTCGTCTGTGTCGTCGCCCTCTACGCGTTGCTCTCGCGGATCGCCTACTCGCCGTTCGGCCGCGTTCTCAAGGCGATCCGCGAGGACGAACTCGCCGCTCGATCGCTCGGAAAACCCACCGACCGCGTCAAGATCAAGGTGTTCATGCTCGGCTGTGCGCTGATGGGGCTCGCGGGCATGCTCTGGCAGGGCGGGCGCGGCTTCGTCACCCCCGAGTCGTTCATGCCGATCCTCACGTTCTACGTCTTCGTCGCGCTCATCGTCGGCGGCTCCGGGTCGAACACCGGGAGCGTCATCGGCGGGTTCGTCTTCGCCGCCGCCCTCTGGGAGGGACCCCCCTTCGTTCAGCGGATCGTCCGCGCGAACCTCGACGCGCGCGCCCCGCCGACGATCTACGACGCGGCCGTCGAACTCGGCTCGCTCGATCCCCTTCCCCTGCTCGGCTACGCCGTCGGCAACGTCGACCAGCTCCGGTTCATGATCGTCGGGCTGGTGTTGATCCTGCTCATGCTCTGGCGGCCCGACGGCCTGCTCGGCCACCGCACGGAGACGGCGGCCGCGACGGACCTCTCGAAACGGCCGACGACGGCGGCCGCGGCCGACGGGGGCGAGACCGATGAGTGA
- a CDS encoding branched-chain amino acid ABC transporter permease — protein sequence MSTVDVRRLFSSLTVEQLFGGVLLGGCLLLVLDLVRRLVVGDLAVGTFTTFLWRGIVDGLLIGLAAIGLSMTYSILRFANFSHGDLVTTGAFTGWTVAYLVGGAGVAELGSRLLLRADGRAQPGDLGMHVFAEPLAIGLGLVVAAVSTVLVALLIDRLVYRPMRDTGGIPLLIASVGVALVLRYVIAFIYTSSTRGVTASAPRLEHELIFWTGSLNVHQLTMVAAALVLMVGVHLLLQRTKLGKAMRAMADNKDLALVTGIPTERVVRATWVIGAGLAGVAGYLVVLDRGTITYNLGWFLLLLIFAAVILGGIGSIYGAIAGSLVIGLAINVSLVWIPSDMNEIAAFALMILVLIFRPQGLLGGVQTA from the coding sequence ATGAGTACTGTTGACGTAAGGCGATTGTTTTCATCTCTCACGGTCGAGCAGCTCTTCGGGGGGGTCCTGCTGGGCGGCTGTCTGCTGTTGGTCCTCGACCTCGTCCGCCGGCTCGTCGTCGGCGACCTCGCGGTCGGGACGTTCACGACCTTCCTCTGGCGGGGGATCGTCGACGGGTTGCTCATCGGACTCGCGGCGATCGGGCTGTCGATGACCTACAGCATCCTCCGGTTTGCGAACTTCTCGCACGGCGACCTCGTCACCACGGGTGCCTTTACCGGCTGGACGGTCGCCTACCTCGTCGGCGGCGCGGGCGTCGCGGAACTCGGCAGTCGGCTGTTGTTGCGCGCGGACGGCCGGGCCCAGCCGGGCGACCTCGGAATGCACGTGTTCGCCGAGCCGCTGGCGATCGGTCTCGGGCTGGTCGTCGCCGCGGTCTCGACCGTTTTGGTCGCGCTGTTGATCGACCGTCTCGTCTACCGGCCCATGCGCGACACCGGCGGGATCCCCCTGCTGATCGCGAGCGTCGGCGTCGCGCTCGTGCTCAGGTACGTCATCGCGTTCATCTACACGTCGAGCACGCGCGGGGTCACCGCGAGCGCCCCCCGGCTCGAACACGAGCTGATCTTCTGGACGGGATCGCTCAACGTCCACCAGCTGACGATGGTCGCCGCGGCGCTCGTGTTGATGGTCGGCGTCCACCTGCTGCTCCAGCGGACGAAACTCGGGAAGGCGATGCGGGCGATGGCCGACAACAAGGACCTCGCGCTGGTGACGGGCATCCCGACCGAGCGGGTCGTCCGGGCGACGTGGGTGATCGGGGCCGGCCTCGCGGGCGTCGCGGGCTACCTCGTCGTGCTCGACCGGGGGACGATCACCTACAACCTCGGGTGGTTCCTCCTCCTCCTCATCTTCGCGGCCGTGATCCTCGGCGGGATCGGCTCGATCTACGGCGCGATCGCGGGCTCGCTCGTCATCGGGCTCGCCATCAACGTCTCGCTGGTGTGGATCCCCTCGGACATGAACGAGATCGCCGCCTTCGCGCTGATGATCCTCGTGTTGATCTTCCGCCCGCAGGGGCTGCTCGGGGGGGTACAGACCGCATGA
- a CDS encoding SDR family NAD(P)-dependent oxidoreductase, which produces MSASFDFDGRVVLVTGACGALGSAVCAAFDDAGATVHATDVVDIDSDDSLLDPDRVEFHRGDLTDEGDVECVVEAVADSAGRLDHLANVAGTWMGGQPIDETGVDEFETLLNVNLKTAFLASKHALPHLRETEGAIVSVSARASLEGGEGDGPYRASKAGIRLLTETLAEENRGTVRANCVMPSVIDTPANREMMDYSEEWVDPADIAEVFLVLCSDATGPTSGAAIPVYGEA; this is translated from the coding sequence ATGTCCGCGAGTTTCGACTTCGACGGGCGGGTGGTGCTGGTGACCGGCGCGTGTGGCGCGCTGGGCAGCGCGGTCTGTGCGGCGTTCGACGACGCGGGCGCGACCGTCCACGCGACCGACGTGGTCGACATCGACAGCGACGACTCGCTACTCGATCCCGACCGCGTCGAGTTCCACCGGGGGGACCTCACCGACGAGGGCGACGTCGAGTGCGTCGTCGAGGCGGTCGCCGACTCGGCGGGTCGCCTCGACCACCTGGCGAACGTCGCCGGCACGTGGATGGGCGGCCAGCCGATCGACGAAACGGGGGTAGACGAGTTCGAGACGCTGCTGAACGTGAACCTGAAGACCGCCTTCCTCGCGTCGAAACACGCCCTCCCGCACCTCCGGGAGACCGAGGGCGCGATCGTCTCCGTCTCGGCCCGCGCCTCCCTCGAAGGCGGCGAGGGCGACGGCCCCTACCGGGCGTCGAAGGCCGGTATCAGGCTCCTCACCGAGACGCTCGCCGAGGAAAATCGTGGCACCGTCCGGGCGAACTGCGTCATGCCGAGCGTGATCGACACGCCCGCGAACCGCGAGATGATGGACTACAGCGAGGAGTGGGTCGACCCCGCCGACATCGCCGAGGTGTTTCTCGTCCTCTGTAGTGACGCGACGGGACCGACGAGCGGCGCCGCGATCCCGGTCTACGGCGAGGCCTGA
- a CDS encoding HalOD1 output domain-containing protein translates to MSQDDPIGRSDGDGGENYHAHETHHPPASDTSPVVSVTTAIAAARDEAPMDLVPPLESVADTDSIRSHVGDAADDDSLSFRYKDCAVEVYGSGRIVVETDRPRRPKRDVPDRIRRLVEDRYIPGTGTEQAERRRAILASYSYLKSQGSARRSDFIREVYPCYPGEYAIPDGGWWETIVKPGLGACPDVAKGNAMWYYVGD, encoded by the coding sequence ATGTCACAGGACGATCCCATCGGACGGTCGGACGGCGACGGAGGCGAGAACTACCACGCCCACGAAACCCACCACCCACCTGCCTCCGACACCTCGCCCGTCGTCTCCGTCACGACGGCCATCGCCGCGGCGAGGGACGAAGCGCCGATGGACCTCGTCCCACCGCTGGAATCGGTCGCCGACACCGACTCGATCCGCTCGCACGTCGGGGACGCGGCCGACGACGACTCCCTCTCGTTTCGTTACAAGGACTGTGCGGTCGAGGTCTACGGGAGCGGCCGGATCGTCGTCGAAACCGACCGTCCCCGGCGACCGAAACGCGACGTCCCCGACCGCATCCGCAGGCTCGTCGAGGACCGCTACATCCCGGGAACGGGCACCGAACAGGCCGAGCGAAGGCGGGCGATCCTCGCGTCGTACTCGTACCTCAAGAGCCAGGGCAGCGCACGGCGCAGCGACTTCATCCGCGAGGTCTATCCCTGCTATCCGGGCGAGTACGCGATCCCCGACGGCGGCTGGTGGGAGACGATCGTCAAACCCGGACTGGGCGCCTGTCCCGACGTCGCGAAGGGCAACGCGATGTGGTACTACGTCGGCGACTGA
- a CDS encoding NADPH:quinone reductase: MRAVRYHDHGGPEVLDVEELEQPEPGGHELLVRVEAAGVNPVDTYFREGSFQPYQLPMTPGSDFSGIVEEAGDWTPGFEAGDRVFGTGLGRDHQGTYAEYALVPTDRVARLPENVAFDAGGGAGVAAVTAWRALIDHAGLEPAETCLIHGGSGGVGHAAVQLAAATGADVVTTASPDYHDALADLGADAVFDYARDDLEDAVGEYEPSVILDHRLDEYLDFDAAVAAQGARVVGIGNTAPQAGWENVPAARAKELRVHLMSMFNTPDLSARLERVARLMERGDLGIRVERSYPLEEADEAQRAVLGESFLGKLVIEP; encoded by the coding sequence ATGCGTGCGGTACGATACCACGACCACGGCGGACCCGAGGTACTGGACGTAGAGGAACTAGAGCAACCCGAACCGGGGGGGCACGAACTGCTCGTGCGGGTCGAGGCCGCGGGGGTCAACCCCGTCGACACCTACTTCCGCGAGGGGTCGTTCCAGCCCTACCAGTTGCCGATGACGCCCGGGTCGGATTTTTCAGGTATCGTCGAGGAGGCGGGCGACTGGACGCCCGGCTTCGAGGCGGGCGACCGCGTGTTCGGCACCGGCCTCGGGCGGGACCACCAGGGAACCTACGCCGAGTACGCGCTCGTGCCCACCGACAGGGTCGCCCGACTCCCCGAGAACGTCGCCTTCGACGCCGGCGGCGGGGCGGGCGTCGCCGCCGTCACCGCCTGGCGCGCGCTGATCGACCACGCGGGGCTCGAACCCGCCGAGACCTGCCTGATCCACGGCGGTTCCGGTGGGGTGGGCCACGCCGCCGTCCAACTCGCGGCCGCGACCGGCGCGGACGTCGTGACGACCGCCTCGCCCGACTACCACGACGCGTTGGCCGACCTCGGTGCCGACGCCGTCTTCGACTACGCGCGCGACGACCTCGAAGACGCAGTCGGGGAGTACGAGCCGTCCGTGATCCTCGATCACCGACTCGACGAGTACCTCGACTTCGACGCGGCGGTCGCCGCGCAGGGCGCGCGCGTCGTCGGGATCGGGAACACGGCCCCGCAGGCGGGCTGGGAGAACGTGCCCGCCGCGCGGGCGAAGGAACTCCGGGTACACCTGATGAGCATGTTCAACACGCCCGACCTCTCGGCTCGCCTCGAACGGGTGGCCCGGCTCATGGAACGGGGCGACCTCGGGATCCGCGTCGAGCGGAGCTACCCCTTGGAGGAGGCGGACGAGGCCCAGCGCGCGGTGCTGGGAGAGAGCTTCCTCGGAAAACTGGTGATCGAGCCGTAG
- a CDS encoding nuclear transport factor 2 family protein — protein MAIKQPKNVESLEQLYAAFNRGDTEAVLNGWTDDITWTEPEGDPAAGTHHGPDEILENVFGTIPDTLDRFEADPDRFIDRGDTVVVEGNFMITTESGRDYEVPFAHICELRDGKLQRFTNYTDTVVMQQAFES, from the coding sequence ATGGCGATCAAACAACCCAAAAACGTCGAGTCGCTGGAGCAGTTGTACGCCGCATTTAACCGAGGAGACACCGAAGCAGTCCTGAACGGGTGGACCGACGACATCACCTGGACCGAGCCCGAAGGCGACCCTGCCGCGGGTACGCACCACGGTCCCGATGAGATACTGGAGAACGTGTTCGGGACCATTCCGGATACCCTCGACCGCTTCGAGGCCGACCCCGATCGATTCATCGACCGCGGTGACACGGTGGTCGTGGAGGGCAACTTCATGATCACCACGGAATCCGGACGGGACTACGAGGTCCCATTCGCACACATTTGTGAACTCCGAGACGGCAAACTCCAGCGGTTCACCAACTATACTGATACCGTCGTGATGCAGCAGGCATTCGAGTCGTAG
- a CDS encoding ABC transporter permease, with translation MVVNPLSARFYTLLEREVQRFVRRPWNTFLPPMITNVLYFSVFGVILGTRIDSIQGFSYILFLLPGLVVLGAISNAFENASFSIFHGRWNEYIHETITSPLSYTEMVVAYVLSSASRGIVVGIIIAVIGAFFTPVGIERPLYLVAFMLVVTLLFAALGVVGGLVAEDFDHLTVMNQFILRPLVFFGGVFYSLEILPPLWRTVSLLNPMVYMVNGVRYGFLGYSDVDPNAALAVLVGLTLVVSAVDVALFARGYGLTD, from the coding sequence ATGGTCGTCAACCCGCTTTCGGCCCGGTTCTACACGCTGCTCGAACGCGAGGTCCAGCGGTTCGTCCGGCGGCCGTGGAACACCTTCCTCCCGCCGATGATCACGAACGTGCTCTACTTTTCGGTGTTCGGCGTCATCCTCGGGACGCGCATCGACTCGATTCAGGGCTTCTCGTACATCCTGTTTCTCCTGCCCGGCCTCGTCGTGCTCGGCGCGATCTCGAACGCCTTCGAGAACGCCTCCTTCTCGATCTTTCACGGCCGGTGGAACGAGTACATCCACGAGACGATCACCTCGCCGCTCTCGTACACCGAGATGGTCGTCGCCTACGTCCTCTCGAGCGCTTCCAGAGGAATCGTCGTCGGGATCATCATCGCGGTCATCGGCGCCTTTTTCACGCCCGTGGGAATCGAGCGACCGCTGTATCTCGTCGCGTTCATGCTCGTCGTCACGCTCCTGTTCGCCGCCCTCGGCGTCGTCGGCGGGCTGGTCGCCGAGGACTTCGACCACCTGACGGTGATGAACCAGTTCATCCTCCGCCCGCTGGTCTTCTTCGGCGGCGTCTTCTACTCGCTCGAGATCCTGCCGCCGCTGTGGCGGACCGTTTCCCTCCTGAATCCGATGGTCTACATGGTCAACGGCGTGCGCTACGGCTTTCTGGGCTACTCCGACGTCGACCCGAACGCCGCGCTGGCCGTCCTCGTGGGACTGACGCTAGTCGTGAGCGCCGTCGACGTCGCGCTGTTCGCGCGGGGGTACGGGCTGACCGACTGA